Proteins co-encoded in one Juglans regia cultivar Chandler chromosome 16, Walnut 2.0, whole genome shotgun sequence genomic window:
- the LOC109004461 gene encoding probable histone H2B.1, producing MAVLLYAVSGVPSSNQTGIVTFIVYEHQEDNVLLQYSGGYALCQSHYDEKMLLKFQQLGIKEANTPYDSSFKLTENASKAVAQLEYASAIAPKAKKKPTEKKRAEEKKSTVAKKSPTEKKPKAGKKLPKKGAVGASNKKKKQTNKSVKTNKIYIFKVLKQVHLDIEISSKAMVDLNNFINEIFEKLAQEASRLVRYNKKPTITSWEIQIAMHLVLPGELSKHAVSEGTKVVTKFPSS from the exons ATGGCAGTTCTTCTATATGCGG TGTCTGGGGTTCCTTCTTCCAATCAGACTGGTATCGTCACTTTTATTGTCTATGAGCATCAAGAAGACAACGTTCTTCTTCAGTATAGTGGGGGTTATGCTTTATGTCAATCTCATTATGATGAGAAAATGCTTCTCAAATTTCAACAATTAGGAATTAAAGAAGCAAATACCCCATATGactcttcatttaaattaaCTGAGAATGCTAGTAAAGCAGTTGCTCAGTTAGAATATGCTAGTGCAATTG CTCCCAAAGCCAAGAAGAAACCCACTGAGAAGAAGCGCGCTGAGGAGAAGAAATCGACGGTTGCGAAGAAATCTCCAACCGAGAAGAAGCCCAAGGCCGGAAAGAAGCTCCCTAAGAAAGGTGCAGTTGGCGCCtcgaacaagaagaagaagcagaccAACAAGAGTGTCAAGACCAACAAGATCTATATCTTCAAGGTGCTTAAACAGGTCCACCTCGATATCGAGATCTCTAGCAAGGCCATGGTGGATCTGAACAACTTCATTAATGAAATCTTCGAGAAGCTCGCTCAGGAGGCTTCTCGGCTCGTGAGGTACAACAAGAAGCCCACCATCACCTCTTGGGAGATCCAGATCGCGATGCACCTCGTGCTACCCGGTGAACTCTCCAAGCACGCTGTTTCTGAGGGGACCAAGGTGGTCACCAAGTTTCCTAGCTCTTAG
- the LOC109004513 gene encoding 60S ribosomal protein L36-3-like has translation MAPKQPNTGLFVGLNKGHIVTKKELAPRPSDRKGKTSKRVHFVRSLIREVAGFAPYEKRITELLKVGKDKRALKVAKRKLGTHKRAKKKREEMSGVLRKMRSGGAGEKKK, from the exons ATGGCTCCTAAACAGCCAAATACTGGCCTCTTTGTGGGCTTGAATAAGGGTCATATTGTGACCAAGAAAGAATTGGCTCCACGTCCCTCAGATCGGAAAGGA AAAACAAGTAAAAGAGTCCACTTTGTGAGGAGCTTGATCAGGGAAGTTGCTGGATTTGCACCATATGAGAAGAGGATCACTGAGCTACTTAAAGTTGGAAAGGACAAGCGTGCGCTGAAAGTTGCTAAAAGAAAGCTTGGCACTCATAAGAGGGCAAAGAAGAAGCGTGAGGAAATGTCTGGTGTTCTCCGCAAGATGAG GTCTGGTGGAGCTGGAGAAAAGAAGAAGTGA